In the genome of Falsirhodobacter halotolerans, one region contains:
- a CDS encoding M16 family metallopeptidase, giving the protein MLRTLPAALALTVTISPAIAQEVTDFTLPNGLEVVVIEDHRAPVVTNMVWYRTGSADEKAGESGVAHFLEHLMFQGTDRMAPGEFSATVSALGGTDNAFTSYDYTAYFQRVASEHLDRMMDMEADRMQGLTLTQPIVDNERSVILQERSQRTDSNPGALFREQMSAAQYLNSPYRRPVIGWRAEMEELSREDALDHYRTFYAPNNAILVVAGDVEPDAVRQMAEAHFGPLIPSDTIPPRARPQEPPQIAARHLTFADPRVAQPYVLRTYLAPERTSGAQQDAAALTVLAQILGGDPTTSVLAQALQFGEAPRAIHTMAGYDGVAVDATTFTLGIVPAPDITLEEAEAALDGALQTFLANGVDVAQLDRIKRQIRAADIYDRDDASGLANRYGAALAVGLTVQDVQDWPATLEAVTAEDVMAAARDVLDPRRSVTGWLMPEAPTEETAE; this is encoded by the coding sequence ATGCTCCGAACGCTGCCCGCCGCATTGGCGCTGACCGTCACCATCAGCCCCGCCATCGCGCAGGAGGTCACGGATTTCACGCTGCCGAACGGGCTGGAGGTGGTGGTGATCGAGGATCACCGCGCCCCCGTCGTCACCAACATGGTCTGGTATCGCACAGGATCGGCGGATGAGAAGGCGGGCGAATCCGGCGTCGCGCATTTTCTGGAACATCTGATGTTCCAAGGGACGGACAGGATGGCGCCGGGCGAATTCTCGGCCACCGTCTCCGCCCTTGGCGGCACGGACAACGCCTTCACCTCCTACGACTATACCGCCTATTTCCAGCGCGTGGCGTCGGAACATCTGGACCGGATGATGGACATGGAGGCCGACCGGATGCAGGGCCTGACCCTGACCCAACCCATCGTCGACAACGAACGCAGCGTCATCCTGCAGGAACGCAGCCAGCGGACCGACAGCAATCCCGGCGCGCTGTTTCGCGAACAGATGTCGGCGGCGCAATACCTCAACAGTCCCTACCGCCGCCCCGTGATCGGTTGGCGGGCCGAGATGGAGGAGCTGTCGCGCGAGGATGCGCTGGACCATTACCGCACCTTCTATGCCCCCAACAACGCCATCCTGGTCGTGGCGGGGGATGTCGAACCCGACGCCGTGCGCCAGATGGCCGAGGCGCATTTCGGCCCGCTGATCCCGTCCGACACCATCCCGCCCCGCGCCCGCCCGCAGGAACCGCCGCAGATCGCGGCCCGGCACCTGACCTTTGCCGATCCGCGCGTGGCGCAGCCTTATGTCCTGCGCACCTATCTCGCGCCCGAGCGCACGTCCGGCGCGCAGCAGGACGCCGCCGCGCTGACCGTGCTGGCGCAGATTCTGGGCGGCGATCCGACCACGTCCGTGCTGGCCCAGGCGCTGCAATTCGGCGAGGCCCCCCGGGCGATCCATACCATGGCGGGGTATGACGGGGTGGCGGTCGATGCGACCACCTTCACCCTTGGCATCGTGCCCGCCCCCGACATCACGCTGGAGGAGGCGGAGGCGGCGCTGGACGGGGCGCTTCAGACCTTTCTGGCCAATGGCGTGGACGTCGCGCAACTGGACCGGATCAAGCGCCAGATCCGGGCCGCCGACATCTATGACCGCGACGACGCCTCCGGCCTTGCCAACCGCTACGGCGCGGCGCTGGCCGTAGGGCTGACGGTGCAGGACGTGCAGGACTGGCCCGCCACGCTGGAGGCGGTGACGGCCGAGGATGTCATGGCCGCCGCCCGCGACGTGCTGGACCCGCGCCGATCCGTGACCGGCTGGCTGATGCCCGAGGCCCCCACCGAGGAGACCGCAGAATGA
- a CDS encoding M16 family metallopeptidase, with product MTFLRPLAALLFLALPAQAEVPIKEVTSPGGITAWLVESHDIPFTALDIRFKGGTSLDAEGKRGATNLMTALLEEGAGDMDASAFATARDDLAAEFRFSSNSDAVAVSARFLTENRDQAADLLHLALTEPRFDDNAIQRVRAQVLSGIRSAAQDPDAIAGDTFNAEAFGPHPYGSDDSGTLDSVAALTRDDLVAAQDGALARDRIYVAAAGDISEADLGALLDRILGDLPATGAPQPGPAEWRATGGTTVVDFPTPQAVVRFGQPGIDVHDPDFMAAFVANEVLGGGRFTARLMDELRTQRGLTYGASAYLASLDHADMIVGQFASDNDKVAEAVDVTKQVWEGIAQDGITQEELDAAKTYLTGSYPLRFDGNGPIAGILVGMQMQGFPIDYPTTRNARIEALTLDEVNRVAKTLYDPSALRFVVVGQPQGLE from the coding sequence ATGACCTTCCTTCGCCCCCTCGCCGCCCTGTTGTTTCTTGCCCTGCCCGCCCAGGCCGAGGTGCCGATCAAGGAGGTCACCTCCCCCGGCGGGATCACCGCTTGGTTGGTGGAATCGCATGACATTCCCTTCACCGCGCTGGACATCCGGTTCAAGGGCGGCACCTCGCTGGATGCGGAGGGGAAACGCGGCGCGACCAACCTGATGACCGCCCTTCTGGAGGAAGGCGCGGGCGATATGGACGCCAGCGCCTTCGCCACCGCCCGTGACGATCTGGCGGCGGAGTTCCGCTTTTCCTCCAACAGCGACGCGGTCGCCGTGTCGGCGCGCTTCCTGACGGAAAACCGCGATCAGGCGGCGGACCTGCTGCATCTCGCCCTGACCGAGCCGCGCTTTGACGACAACGCAATCCAGCGCGTGCGGGCGCAGGTCCTGTCGGGCATCCGGTCGGCGGCGCAGGACCCCGATGCCATCGCGGGCGACACGTTCAACGCCGAAGCCTTCGGACCCCACCCCTATGGCAGCGACGACAGCGGCACGCTGGACAGCGTGGCGGCCCTGACCCGCGACGATCTGGTGGCGGCGCAGGACGGCGCGCTGGCCCGCGACCGCATCTATGTCGCCGCCGCGGGGGATATCTCCGAGGCCGATCTGGGCGCATTGCTGGACCGCATTCTGGGCGATCTGCCCGCAACGGGCGCGCCGCAGCCCGGCCCGGCCGAATGGCGGGCGACGGGCGGCACCACGGTCGTGGACTTTCCGACCCCGCAGGCGGTGGTGCGGTTCGGCCAGCCGGGGATCGATGTGCACGACCCCGACTTCATGGCCGCCTTCGTCGCGAACGAGGTTTTGGGCGGGGGGCGGTTCACCGCGCGGCTGATGGACGAGTTGCGGACGCAACGGGGGCTGACCTACGGCGCGTCGGCCTATCTCGCCTCGTTGGATCATGCCGACATGATCGTGGGGCAGTTCGCCAGCGACAACGACAAGGTGGCCGAGGCGGTGGATGTCACGAAACAGGTGTGGGAGGGCATCGCGCAGGACGGCATCACGCAAGAGGAGCTGGACGCGGCCAAGACCTATCTGACCGGATCCTATCCGCTGCGGTTCGACGGCAACGGGCCGATCGCGGGCATTCTGGTGGGCATGCAGATGCAGGGCTTTCCCATCGACTACCCCACCACCCGCAACGCGCGGATCGAGGCGCTGACGCTGGACGAGGTGAACCGCGTGGCCAAGACGCTTTATGACCCTTCGGCGCTGCGGTTCGTGGTGGTCGGTCAGCCGCAAGGGCTGGAGTGA
- the mutL gene encoding DNA mismatch repair endonuclease MutL — protein sequence MMDRPVSPPVIRQLDEAAINRIAAGEVVERPASAVKELVENALDAGARRVTVEIADGGKTLIRVTDDGCGIPAPDLPLALARHATSKIDGSDLLDIRSFGFRGEALASLGAVGRLTVTSRTAGAEGAAITVTGGRMEAARPAAARPGTVVELRDLFFATPARLKFLRTDRAETQAIADTLRRLAMAEPFVGFTLTDGDRTLLRADPESGPPMAALAARLTRLLGAEFTDNALAVDLDRDGLRLVGYAALPTYSRGSSAQQFLFVNGRPVLDRSLTGALRAAYMDVLSRDRHAAAVLDIVCPPQAVDVNVHPAKSEVRFRDPTAARSLIVGGLRQALAGAMHRASTTVATETLAAMRPEAPPPPRVYQMDPRPAPQMIRAATLWQAPEGFAEAPSARVEGAEDTTPLPLGAARAQVHGNYIIAQTEGGIVIVDQHAAHERLVYERMKAQRDAAGVAAQALLIPDIIDLPPADAERLLELADDLARLGLSIEGFGPGAIAIRETPAILGRVDGAALLRDILDELAMGDSTTLVARMDAVLSRMACHGSVRSGRALRAEEMNALLRDMEATPTSGQCNHGRPTYVELKLTDIEKLFGRR from the coding sequence ATGATGGACCGCCCCGTTTCCCCGCCCGTGATCCGCCAGTTGGACGAGGCCGCGATCAACCGCATCGCGGCGGGCGAGGTGGTGGAACGCCCCGCCTCGGCCGTCAAGGAACTGGTGGAAAACGCGCTGGACGCGGGCGCGCGCCGCGTGACGGTGGAGATTGCGGATGGCGGCAAGACCCTGATCCGCGTGACCGATGACGGCTGCGGCATCCCCGCGCCCGATCTGCCGCTGGCGCTGGCGCGTCATGCCACATCGAAGATCGACGGATCGGACCTTTTGGACATCCGGTCCTTCGGATTTCGCGGCGAGGCGCTGGCCTCGCTGGGCGCGGTGGGGCGGCTGACGGTAACCTCGCGCACGGCGGGGGCGGAAGGGGCGGCGATCACCGTCACCGGCGGGCGGATGGAGGCGGCGCGCCCCGCCGCAGCGCGCCCCGGCACGGTGGTCGAACTGCGCGATCTGTTCTTCGCCACCCCCGCCCGCCTGAAGTTCCTGCGCACCGACCGGGCCGAGACGCAGGCCATCGCCGACACGCTGCGCCGTCTGGCCATGGCCGAACCCTTCGTCGGCTTCACCCTGACCGATGGCGACCGGACGCTTCTGCGCGCCGATCCCGAATCCGGGCCGCCGATGGCGGCGCTGGCCGCCCGCCTGACCCGACTTCTGGGGGCGGAGTTCACCGACAACGCGCTGGCCGTGGATCTGGATCGCGACGGGCTGCGGCTGGTGGGCTATGCCGCGCTGCCCACCTATTCGCGCGGATCGTCGGCCCAGCAGTTCCTGTTCGTGAACGGACGGCCCGTGCTGGACCGCTCGCTGACCGGGGCGCTGCGGGCGGCCTATATGGATGTGCTGTCGCGCGACCGGCACGCGGCGGCGGTTCTGGACATCGTCTGCCCGCCGCAGGCGGTGGATGTGAACGTCCATCCCGCCAAGTCCGAGGTGCGGTTTCGCGACCCCACCGCCGCGCGCAGCCTGATCGTGGGCGGCCTGCGGCAGGCGCTGGCGGGGGCGATGCACCGCGCGTCCACGACCGTGGCCACCGAAACGCTGGCGGCCATGCGCCCCGAAGCGCCGCCCCCGCCGCGCGTCTATCAGATGGACCCGCGCCCCGCCCCGCAGATGATCCGCGCCGCGACCCTCTGGCAGGCGCCCGAGGGGTTCGCCGAAGCCCCCTCCGCCCGGGTGGAGGGGGCCGAAGACACGACGCCCCTTCCCCTTGGCGCCGCGCGGGCGCAGGTCCATGGCAATTACATCATCGCCCAGACCGAAGGCGGCATCGTCATCGTCGATCAGCACGCGGCGCATGAACGGCTGGTCTATGAACGGATGAAAGCGCAGCGCGACGCGGCGGGGGTGGCGGCGCAGGCCTTGCTGATCCCCGACATCATCGACCTGCCCCCCGCCGATGCGGAACGGCTTTTGGAGCTGGCGGACGATCTTGCCCGTCTTGGCCTGTCGATCGAGGGGTTCGGGCCGGGGGCCATCGCCATCCGCGAAACGCCCGCCATTCTGGGCCGGGTGGATGGCGCGGCCCTGCTGCGCGACATTCTGGACGAACTGGCAATGGGCGACAGCACCACCCTGGTGGCACGGATGGACGCGGTCCTGTCGCGCATGGCCTGCCACGGATCGGTCCGGTCGGGCCGCGCCCTGCGGGCGGAGGAGATGAACGCCCTTCTGCGCGACATGGAGGCGACGCCCACCTCCGGCCAATGCAACCACGGCCGCCCCACCTATGTCGAACTGAAGCTGACGGATATCGAAAAGCTGTTCGGCCGCCGTTAA
- a CDS encoding saccharopine dehydrogenase translates to MTHLWVRHEQRPHEVRVGLTPDGAAALIARGLRVTVEDSPTRCIPTDAYARAGAVIAPAESWPDAPADAIIFGLKELPEDGTPLRHRHILFGHAFKGQPAGRVLLDRFRAGGGTLYDLEALVDADGRRVAAFGYWAGYVGAAVTLMAWGAQAQGGICGPVTRFADRDALLAQVRGAMIGSPRALIIGAHGRVGTGASDLCAALGVPVTGWDTKDTAQGGPFPEVLAHDVFLNCILARPGCPVFVPAGAGAEPRTLRVIGDIACDPTSDFSPIKVYDRVTDWGHPVRRVAEAPPLDVMAIDNLPSLLPVESSQDYAGQLLPSLHTLTDLDAGVWARARAEFDRHL, encoded by the coding sequence ATGACGCATCTTTGGGTTCGCCACGAACAACGCCCGCACGAAGTCCGCGTGGGCCTGACGCCGGACGGGGCCGCCGCGCTGATCGCCCGGGGGCTGCGCGTGACGGTGGAGGACAGCCCGACGCGCTGCATTCCCACCGACGCCTATGCCCGCGCCGGGGCGGTGATCGCGCCCGCCGAAAGCTGGCCCGATGCGCCCGCCGATGCGATCATCTTCGGGCTGAAGGAATTGCCGGAGGATGGCACCCCGCTGCGCCACCGCCACATCCTGTTCGGTCATGCCTTCAAGGGGCAACCGGCGGGGCGGGTTCTGCTGGACCGGTTTCGCGCCGGGGGCGGCACGCTGTATGATCTTGAGGCGCTGGTGGATGCGGACGGGCGGCGGGTGGCGGCGTTCGGCTATTGGGCGGGCTATGTCGGGGCGGCGGTGACGCTGATGGCATGGGGCGCGCAGGCGCAAGGCGGGATCTGCGGGCCGGTGACGCGGTTCGCGGATCGCGACGCGCTTCTGGCGCAGGTGCGCGGGGCGATGATCGGGTCTCCGCGCGCGCTGATCATCGGCGCGCATGGCCGCGTCGGCACCGGGGCGTCCGATCTTTGCGCCGCGTTGGGCGTGCCGGTCACCGGCTGGGACACCAAGGACACGGCGCAGGGCGGCCCGTTTCCAGAGGTTCTGGCCCATGACGTGTTTCTGAACTGCATCCTCGCCCGCCCCGGATGTCCGGTCTTCGTTCCGGCGGGGGCCGGGGCGGAACCGCGCACGCTGCGGGTGATCGGCGACATTGCCTGTGACCCCACGTCGGATTTTTCGCCCATCAAAGTCTATGACCGCGTGACGGACTGGGGCCACCCCGTTCGGCGGGTGGCGGAGGCCCCGCCGCTGGACGTGATGGCGATCGACAACCTGCCCTCGCTCTTGCCGGTCGAAAGCTCGCAGGATTATGCGGGCCAGCTTCTGCCGTCGTTGCACACGTTGACCGATCTGGATGCGGGCGTCTGGGCGCGGGCGCGGGCCGAATTCGACCGTCACCTTTAA
- a CDS encoding WGR domain-containing protein, which produces MMTFLLQRGAGPARRFYRVELGYNLFGEYSVLRDWGRGQRIACFANLREACAALERWTRRARRRGYETTA; this is translated from the coding sequence ATGATGACCTTCCTGCTTCAACGCGGGGCCGGACCGGCCCGTCGCTTTTACCGGGTGGAACTGGGATACAACCTGTTCGGGGAATATTCGGTGTTGCGTGACTGGGGGCGCGGGCAGCGGATCGCCTGTTTCGCCAACCTGCGCGAGGCCTGTGCCGCCCTTGAACGCTGGACACGGCGCGCACGGCGCCGGGGATACGAGACGACCGCATGA
- a CDS encoding flagellar basal body P-ring protein FlgI: MWRLAVFLICLALPALAAPIRIKDLADFDGVRGNDLVGYGLVVGLNGTGDGLRNSPFTEEIMANLLERLGVNVTGEMLRPRNVAAVFVTAALPPFSRSGSQIDVTVSAIGDAKSLLGGTLVMTPLNGADGQIYAVAQGTILAGGVAAEGEAARVVQGVPTSGTIPSGARVEREVEFDFAGLQTLRLALRNPDFTTAARIEGAINGAFSRMATMTDAGTVQLNLRGQSPAHVLARLENLTVEPETAARVVVDQRSGTIVMGEDVRISRVAVAQGGLTLRIEESPMAVQPNPFARGETIVLPRTQAAIEQNPGTGLAEVEGSTSLSQVVAGLNALGVAPYDMIDILKSIDAAGALHAEFVVR; the protein is encoded by the coding sequence ATGTGGCGGCTTGCGGTCTTTCTCATCTGCCTGGCGCTGCCCGCCCTGGCCGCGCCGATCCGCATCAAGGATCTGGCGGATTTCGACGGGGTGCGGGGCAACGACCTTGTGGGCTACGGCCTGGTGGTGGGGTTGAACGGCACGGGCGACGGCCTGCGCAATTCGCCCTTCACCGAGGAGATCATGGCCAACCTTCTGGAACGGCTGGGCGTCAATGTGACGGGAGAGATGCTGCGGCCCCGCAACGTGGCGGCGGTGTTCGTGACGGCGGCGCTGCCGCCCTTCTCCCGCTCGGGCAGCCAGATCGACGTCACCGTATCGGCCATCGGCGATGCCAAAAGCCTGCTGGGCGGCACGCTGGTCATGACGCCGTTGAACGGGGCGGACGGCCAGATCTATGCCGTGGCGCAGGGCACGATCCTTGCGGGCGGCGTCGCCGCCGAGGGGGAGGCCGCGCGCGTGGTTCAAGGGGTGCCCACATCGGGCACCATCCCCTCCGGCGCGCGGGTGGAGCGGGAGGTGGAGTTCGACTTTGCCGGCCTGCAGACCCTGCGGCTGGCGCTGCGCAATCCCGATTTCACCACCGCCGCCCGGATCGAAGGGGCGATCAACGGCGCGTTCAGCCGCATGGCGACGATGACGGATGCGGGCACGGTGCAGTTGAACCTGCGCGGGCAATCCCCCGCCCATGTGCTGGCGCGGCTGGAAAACCTGACGGTGGAGCCGGAAACGGCGGCGCGGGTGGTGGTGGACCAGCGCTCCGGCACCATCGTCATGGGGGAGGATGTCCGCATCAGCCGCGTGGCGGTGGCGCAAGGCGGCCTGACCCTGCGGATCGAGGAATCGCCGATGGCCGTCCAGCCCAACCCTTTCGCGCGGGGGGAAACCATCGTCCTGCCGCGCACCCAAGCCGCGATCGAACAGAATCCGGGAACGGGTCTGGCCGAGGTGGAGGGCTCCACCAGCCTCAGCCAGGTGGTCGCGGGGCTGAACGCCCTGGGCGTCGCGCCCTATGACATGATCGACATCCTGAAAAGCATCGACGCCGCGGGCGCGCTGCATGCCGAATTCGTCGTAAGGTAG
- a CDS encoding flagellin produces MSSLTLSDMAQTFALRRQNVALKTEMQTQQAEMVTGQAADPGRALRGDHAAVAALDAALTRNRAFADATGLAGALAAGMQTALGAIDAGVKGLGGLMSDRTALANDTAVSSTAASATAAFRATVAALNTQVAGQSLFAGTRPDGPALPQPDALLEAMETAIAGADGPAGIEAALDRWFADPAGFGALYSGGGPRAPLPLGAGEGVEIGLTAADPALTDTLKALGMAAMVDRGAAGGAQDRADLMVRAGAALLRADEGRTAAAARLGVAEERIGTLALRHDAERTALMTARADMLAVDPFEAATRLEATRTQIETLYAVTARLSKLSLADYL; encoded by the coding sequence ATGAGCAGCCTGACCTTGTCCGACATGGCCCAGACCTTCGCCCTGCGCCGCCAGAACGTGGCCCTGAAAACCGAGATGCAGACGCAGCAGGCCGAAATGGTGACCGGCCAGGCCGCCGATCCGGGGCGGGCGCTGCGGGGCGATCATGCGGCGGTGGCGGCGCTGGATGCCGCCCTGACCCGCAACCGCGCCTTTGCCGACGCCACGGGGCTGGCCGGGGCGCTGGCGGCGGGGATGCAGACCGCGCTGGGCGCGATCGACGCGGGCGTGAAGGGGCTGGGCGGGCTGATGTCCGACCGGACGGCCCTGGCCAACGATACCGCGGTTTCCAGCACGGCCGCCAGCGCCACGGCGGCGTTCCGCGCCACGGTGGCCGCGCTGAACACGCAGGTGGCGGGGCAAAGCCTGTTCGCGGGAACCCGCCCCGACGGTCCGGCCCTGCCCCAGCCCGACGCGCTGCTGGAGGCGATGGAGACCGCCATCGCCGGCGCGGACGGCCCCGCGGGGATCGAGGCGGCGCTGGACCGCTGGTTCGCCGATCCGGCGGGGTTCGGCGCGCTTTATTCCGGTGGCGGCCCGCGCGCGCCGCTGCCTTTGGGTGCGGGCGAGGGGGTGGAGATCGGCCTGACCGCCGCGGACCCCGCGCTCACCGACACCTTGAAGGCGCTGGGCATGGCGGCGATGGTGGATCGTGGGGCGGCGGGCGGGGCGCAGGACCGCGCGGACCTGATGGTCCGCGCCGGGGCGGCCCTGTTGCGCGCCGATGAAGGGCGGACCGCCGCCGCCGCCCGCCTTGGCGTGGCGGAGGAGCGGATCGGCACCCTCGCCCTGCGTCACGACGCCGAACGCACCGCCTTGATGACCGCGCGCGCCGACATGCTGGCGGTGGACCCGTTCGAGGCGGCCACCCGGCTGGAGGCGACGCGCACCCAGATCGAGACGCTCTATGCCGTGACGGCGCGTCTGTCGAAGCTTTCGCTGGCGGATTACCTGTGA
- the flgK gene encoding flagellar hook-associated protein FlgK — translation MTLGSALSVARSGLTASARLADITAQNVANALTEGYGRREVTLSARAIGGVEVTGITRFADRALIADRRMAEGSQAGTTLIADFFKGMEAAVGASDAPGSLSQRVSAVETALIDAANQPQSAARLDTAVAAGAALADKMNDLRAQVQDMRLTADRGVAAAVADLNAALAGVEALNDQIAGLSGGGRDVSALLDQRQTLVDRIAGEIPVRELVREDGRIALYTSVGAALLDGPRSVLGFTPVMSMTADMTVEGGALSGVTLNGRPMGPSSLGDGALGARLTVRDTHGVEAASRLAAMAGDLTDRLGPSGLVTEGAGGRLAVDPRLQASWRLRDGLTATAPGAPGDGTRLNAALAALTGASGAAAEVLSSMSARRVRAEEAQDFSTARFDTLKKAELAQGVDTDSEMQTLLKVEQAYTANARVVQTIDQMMQRLLEL, via the coding sequence ATGACGCTTGGTTCCGCCCTGTCGGTTGCGCGGTCCGGCCTGACGGCCAGCGCGCGGCTGGCCGACATCACCGCCCAGAATGTGGCCAATGCCCTGACCGAAGGGTATGGCCGGCGCGAGGTGACCCTGTCGGCCCGCGCCATCGGCGGGGTGGAGGTGACGGGCATCACCCGCTTTGCCGACCGCGCCCTGATCGCCGACCGGCGTATGGCGGAGGGCAGTCAGGCGGGCACCACCCTGATCGCGGACTTCTTCAAGGGGATGGAGGCGGCGGTGGGTGCCTCCGATGCGCCGGGATCGCTGTCGCAGCGCGTGTCGGCGGTGGAGACGGCGCTGATCGACGCGGCGAACCAGCCGCAATCGGCGGCGCGGTTGGATACGGCGGTGGCGGCAGGGGCGGCCTTGGCGGACAAGATGAACGACCTGCGCGCCCAGGTGCAGGACATGCGCCTGACCGCCGATCGGGGGGTGGCCGCGGCGGTGGCGGACCTGAACGCCGCCCTTGCGGGGGTGGAGGCGCTGAACGACCAGATCGCGGGCCTGTCAGGCGGCGGGCGCGACGTCTCGGCCCTTCTGGATCAGCGGCAGACGCTGGTGGATCGGATCGCGGGTGAGATTCCGGTGCGCGAACTGGTGCGCGAGGATGGGCGGATCGCCCTCTACACCTCGGTCGGGGCGGCGTTGCTGGACGGGCCGCGTTCGGTCCTGGGGTTCACGCCGGTGATGTCGATGACGGCGGACATGACGGTGGAAGGGGGGGCGCTGTCGGGGGTGACCCTGAACGGGCGACCGATGGGACCGTCCAGCCTGGGGGACGGGGCCCTGGGGGCGCGCCTGACCGTTCGTGACACCCACGGGGTGGAAGCGGCGTCCCGACTGGCGGCGATGGCGGGGGATCTGACCGACCGCCTTGGCCCGTCAGGGCTTGTGACCGAAGGGGCGGGGGGGCGGCTGGCCGTCGATCCGCGTCTGCAGGCCTCATGGCGGTTGCGCGACGGGCTGACCGCCACGGCCCCCGGGGCGCCGGGCGACGGCACCCGGCTGAATGCCGCGCTTGCGGCGTTGACCGGGGCGTCCGGCGCGGCGGCGGAGGTTCTGTCCTCCATGTCCGCGCGCCGCGTGCGGGCGGAGGAGGCGCAGGATTTCAGCACCGCCCGGTTCGACACGCTGAAAAAGGCCGAACTGGCGCAGGGCGTGGACACCGATTCCGAAATGCAGACCCTGCTGAAGGTGGAGCAGGCCTATACCGCCAACGCCCGTGTGGTCCAGACCATCGACCAGATGATGCAACGCTTGCTGGAGCTGTAA
- a CDS encoding flagellar hook protein FlgE — MTITSSMNAGVAGLNANAARLAGISDNIANAGTYGYKRAETDFFQMVNAGNTDATYSAGGVRTSSTRIVDERGALIGTSNATDIAINGRGFLPVSDDGRSVVLTTTGSFRPDATGTLKSQSGLTLMGWPAGPDGTIPAVARESMAALQPVQVNLNQFVSNPTTRMTMSVNLPATATLPGAEGETFAQTIEYFDAMGTSRALTAEFTPIEAAGDRASNAWVMRLTDDSGNTTLGAYRLEFDGSQTAGGTLKSVTRVAGVGDPALAGAYSAEDGTIALRLGDNPVSFRIGKPGQSDGMTQLSDRYTPSTIEKNGSAIGSLQSVEIDENGLLRAKYDQGFSRVIFQVPVVDVPNPNGLQSRDNQTFGLTAASGAFYLWDAGSGPTGTTQGYMREESTTDIAQELTHLISTQHAYSSNAKIIQTVDQMLQETTNLKR; from the coding sequence ATGACGATCACTTCTTCCATGAATGCCGGTGTGGCGGGCCTGAACGCGAACGCGGCGCGACTGGCCGGCATTTCGGACAACATCGCCAACGCGGGCACCTATGGCTACAAACGGGCCGAGACGGATTTCTTCCAGATGGTGAACGCGGGCAATACCGACGCCACCTATTCCGCGGGTGGGGTCCGCACCAGTTCGACGCGGATCGTGGATGAACGCGGGGCCCTGATCGGCACGTCGAACGCCACCGACATCGCGATCAACGGGCGGGGGTTCCTGCCGGTGTCGGACGACGGGCGCTCGGTCGTGCTGACGACGACCGGATCGTTCCGGCCCGACGCGACCGGCACATTGAAATCGCAATCGGGGCTGACGCTGATGGGGTGGCCCGCCGGGCCGGACGGGACCATCCCCGCCGTCGCGCGCGAATCCATGGCGGCGCTGCAACCGGTGCAGGTGAACCTGAACCAGTTCGTGTCGAACCCCACGACGCGGATGACGATGTCGGTGAACCTGCCCGCCACGGCCACCCTTCCGGGGGCGGAGGGTGAGACGTTCGCCCAGACCATCGAATATTTCGACGCGATGGGCACGTCCCGCGCGCTGACGGCCGAATTCACCCCGATCGAGGCTGCGGGGGACCGGGCGTCGAACGCCTGGGTGATGCGGTTGACGGACGATTCGGGAAACACCACCCTTGGCGCCTATCGTCTGGAATTCGACGGGAGCCAGACGGCGGGCGGCACGTTGAAATCGGTGACGCGGGTGGCCGGGGTGGGGGATCCGGCCCTGGCCGGGGCCTACAGCGCCGAGGATGGGACCATTGCCCTTCGGCTGGGCGACAACCCCGTCAGCTTCCGCATCGGCAAACCGGGCCAGTCCGACGGCATGACCCAACTCTCCGACCGCTATACCCCCAGCACGATCGAAAAGAACGGCTCGGCCATCGGCAGTCTGCAATCGGTGGAGATCGACGAGAACGGGCTGCTGCGGGCGAAATACGACCAAGGCTTCAGCCGGGTGATCTTCCAGGTGCCGGTGGTGGATGTTCCCAACCCGAACGGCCTGCAGTCGCGCGACAACCAGACCTTCGGTCTGACGGCGGCGTCGGGGGCGTTCTATCTGTGGGATGCGGGGTCCGGCCCCACCGGCACCACCCAAGGCTACATGCGCGAGGAATCGACCACCGACATCGCGCAGGAACTGACGCACCTGATCTCGACCCAGCACGCCTATTCCTCGAACGCCAAGATCATCCAGACGGTGGATCAGATGCTTCAGGAAACCACCAACCTCAAACGATAA